The DNA sequence CAGCTGAACAGATGAAGGCAGAAGCTGATGAAGAAGACTGCGGAGGTGCAGAAGATCCAAACGGTGCTTCACAACCAAGTGGTGAAAGAATGGAAGAGTGCTTTGAAACTGAAGTTATTATCGATAAAGATGAAGAAGAGGATGTTTGGCAGGAACCCTTTTCAGATTCTGGACCTGAAAGTGAAGACGTCGATCCTGATTGGACAGAGACCGGAGCGCCTGAGTCGGGTGACGACGGATGTAAAACTGCCAAACAATCCTTCAGCTGCTCTGAGTGTGGTAAAACATTTCTCTATAAGCATTCGCTTAAAAGACACGTGCAGCAGAGTTCAGGACTGGAGTCGTCCGGCTGCTGTAGGCTGAAGCAACACGAGGACCCGCAGAGGAGAGGCCGCGCGGCAGAGAAACGCTTCGGCTGTGACGTTTGTGGCAAAAAATACAAACGCAAGGGGAATTTAAACGTACACTCGAGGCTCCATACGGGGGACAAACCCTTCAGCTGTGAGATATGCAGTAAAAGATTTTACCAAAAGGGAAATCTGAATGTGCACGTAAGAACTCACTCGGGGGACAAACCGTTCGTCTGCGACGTCTGCGGCAAAAGATACGACCGAGAGGGAAGTCTGAAGGAACACATGCGAGTCCACACCGGAGAGAAGCCGTTCAGCTGCCACGTCTGCGGCAAAAGGTTTAACCAAAAGGGAAATCTAAACGTGCACCTACGGGTCCATACGGGAGACAAACCGTTCAGCTGTGAGGTTTGTGGAAAGAGGTATGACCGAAAGGAAAATCTGAAGGTCCACATGAGAGTCCACACGGGAGACAAGCCGTTTGTCTGTGACCACTGCGGTAAAAGATACAACCGCAAACACGTCCTGCAGGAGCACATGAGCGTCCACACGGGGGAAAAGCCCTTCAGCTGTAACGTCTGCGGTAAAAGGTTCGCCTTTCCAGGAAGCCTGAGGACGCACATGGTCGGCCACAGATCAGAGAAACCGTTCACTTGTGGCGTTTGCAGCAGAACTTTTAACCAAAAGGGACATCTGAAGAAACACATGAACGTCCACAACGGAGAGAAAACATTTACGTGTACCAGATGtgacaaaatgtttaaaaactgGGAATCTTTTCAGAGGCACGTGAAAGGAAAATGTTCCTCCGTTTGTTTGGGGAAAAGAGACACGTAACAAAGCGGCATTGCCTCAATCACATCATTTCAAGTTCTGCCCAGAAGTGTGCCAATTTGTGTACAGAAAACAActaaactaaatatatataatatattagtgTGTGATCTGTTGGATCCTGTCGTCAAAGTGTTTGCAAGGACTCAAGCAGTGATTTTACCTCACCCTTCAAGACTACAGGTCTCCCTAAAAACTCAGACAACTACAGCTGACCCAGAATCCCGCTGCCCGAGTTCTCACCAGAACTtagaaagtggaccacatcagtccagttctgaggtccttacactggctccctGCACCTCAGAGAACAGactttaaataaaatacttctgttcgtttataaatcactgaatggttcaggaccaaaatacatcagctTTCAGCTTCTATGCCCCACAGATCTAGAACAAACTTCTAGGAAACTGCAGGAACGCTGAAATCCTCAGTTCCGttaaatcaaggttaaaaactAATTGTTTCcagctgcctttgactgaaTTAGGAAACCATCTGAATTTAGAATAATGTTCATTTCAGTACTAAACTTTAACTGtagtttattctgtttttttattctgcAACTGCACTGCAACTTCCTCCTTACTTTCTATGTTTTTATCATGTAAAGCACCTTAGCTGAAATGTGCTACAAATAAACTCAACTCGCCAAAAGGTAATGAAACACTCATTGAATTATTATTGATATATAAAAGTGAACAAAAGTC is a window from the Cololabis saira isolate AMF1-May2022 chromosome 19, fColSai1.1, whole genome shotgun sequence genome containing:
- the LOC133419197 gene encoding zinc finger protein OZF-like: MEERWRRPDEVGLDASRPAAFTSELLQTRDRKDLMFPTDVHQLVIKDEVTWSCSLDPQDPEPFHIKEEQDELWSSEEDERLHGQEETEIIRVSSVDVSVKSEDGEEEPESLGLHQIKAEDNTDKESPTSSSAEQMKAEADEEDCGGAEDPNGASQPSGERMEECFETEVIIDKDEEEDVWQEPFSDSGPESEDVDPDWTETGAPESGDDGCKTAKQSFSCSECGKTFLYKHSLKRHVQQSSGLESSGCCRLKQHEDPQRRGRAAEKRFGCDVCGKKYKRKGNLNVHSRLHTGDKPFSCEICSKRFYQKGNLNVHVRTHSGDKPFVCDVCGKRYDREGSLKEHMRVHTGEKPFSCHVCGKRFNQKGNLNVHLRVHTGDKPFSCEVCGKRYDRKENLKVHMRVHTGDKPFVCDHCGKRYNRKHVLQEHMSVHTGEKPFSCNVCGKRFAFPGSLRTHMVGHRSEKPFTCGVCSRTFNQKGHLKKHMNVHNGEKTFTCTRCDKMFKNWESFQRHVKGKCSSVCLGKRDT